A stretch of Desulfitobacterium dichloroeliminans LMG P-21439 DNA encodes these proteins:
- a CDS encoding proton-conducting transporter membrane subunit has translation MMGMERGLRVGTMGLTMVAAIIGIVFLGWNFPGGDEGQWQIAGLTFDGLTAFFLFLLFLGQGIASLYGMSYMKEYEGKKSLVSFSLAWLGFLGSMTGVLIVDQGFYFLFLWELMSLFSFFLVIFEHEEASNRTAAFIYFVMTHVGTVFLTAAILYLYSKTGSFAYTDWAAYAPVLSQGERSFLFVFLLIGFGTKAGLVPFHIWLPYAHPVAPSPVSALMSGVMVKIALYMMMRLVWLTLTPMEIWWGVVLLVLGVLSAFVGILYASIAQDVKRLLAYSTVENIGILVTALGTAMIAQTLGYSEIVVLALAAFFWHGLHHLLFKSTLFMAAGNIIQATHTRRLDQLGGLLKKMPRTGLWALGGAMGLSALPPLGGFWGEWLLFHSLWKTSVQVGGGMLKLVLPLIIAIIAFVSALALATMVKWFAGAFLGQARSPQAEVAQELAWPQTTAMGIALCLTFLPVLWPQGLLAIFNAPIGVLSLPALPTTNSVALPIFADLYHLITPYALLMLLFTGTLFLLSKGKQRRTSGTWNCGVPLTSRMQYTSLGITMPLRIVFKRILAFHPKIDKEYGGNRYILRSLQYHSRIREMVEDVIYRPTMKLLLWCADRIRILQTGSIHIYLAYTLVTLVVVLIWTM, from the coding sequence ATCATGGGAATGGAGCGAGGGCTTCGGGTCGGGACGATGGGATTAACAATGGTAGCGGCAATCATTGGGATAGTTTTCCTTGGTTGGAATTTCCCGGGGGGAGATGAAGGCCAGTGGCAGATAGCCGGACTTACTTTTGATGGGTTAACGGCCTTCTTTCTATTTTTGCTTTTTCTCGGGCAAGGAATTGCTTCACTCTATGGGATGAGCTATATGAAAGAATATGAGGGGAAGAAATCGTTAGTCTCTTTTTCTCTGGCCTGGCTGGGATTTCTCGGTAGCATGACGGGTGTCTTGATAGTCGACCAGGGTTTCTATTTTCTTTTTCTCTGGGAGCTCATGTCCCTTTTCTCCTTTTTTCTTGTAATCTTTGAACATGAGGAAGCATCAAATCGCACAGCAGCTTTTATTTATTTCGTGATGACCCATGTGGGTACGGTTTTTTTGACAGCTGCGATTCTTTATTTATATAGCAAGACAGGAAGCTTTGCTTATACAGATTGGGCTGCTTACGCTCCTGTTTTAAGCCAAGGAGAGAGGAGCTTCCTATTTGTTTTCTTGCTTATAGGCTTTGGGACTAAGGCAGGGCTCGTGCCTTTTCATATTTGGCTTCCCTATGCTCATCCAGTGGCACCTTCTCCTGTCTCGGCGCTGATGTCGGGAGTGATGGTGAAAATTGCTCTTTATATGATGATGAGACTGGTCTGGTTAACCCTCACCCCTATGGAGATATGGTGGGGAGTTGTTCTGCTTGTTCTGGGGGTGCTTTCAGCCTTCGTCGGCATACTCTACGCCTCGATTGCACAGGACGTCAAACGTTTGCTAGCCTATTCTACGGTTGAGAATATTGGGATTCTGGTCACGGCTTTGGGGACGGCTATGATTGCCCAGACTTTGGGTTACTCCGAGATTGTCGTCCTCGCGCTGGCTGCTTTTTTCTGGCATGGACTCCATCATCTGCTCTTTAAATCGACACTCTTTATGGCAGCCGGGAATATCATTCAAGCAACCCATACACGGCGCTTGGATCAACTGGGTGGCCTGCTCAAAAAAATGCCTAGAACTGGCTTGTGGGCTCTTGGAGGAGCCATGGGGCTTTCGGCGTTGCCGCCTTTGGGTGGGTTTTGGGGAGAATGGTTGTTATTCCACTCTTTGTGGAAGACTTCCGTGCAAGTCGGTGGGGGGATGCTTAAGCTTGTGCTACCCTTAATCATTGCTATAATAGCGTTTGTCTCGGCCCTAGCTTTGGCAACTATGGTAAAGTGGTTTGCCGGGGCTTTTCTCGGGCAAGCTCGTTCTCCCCAAGCAGAAGTTGCCCAAGAGCTAGCCTGGCCACAGACCACAGCTATGGGAATTGCCCTGTGTCTGACTTTTCTTCCCGTCCTTTGGCCCCAAGGTCTCTTGGCAATTTTTAACGCACCTATTGGGGTCTTGAGTTTGCCTGCCCTACCTACCACGAACTCGGTGGCCCTGCCCATCTTTGCTGACTTATATCATCTGATTACCCCTTATGCGCTGCTGATGCTGCTATTTACTGGAACACTGTTTCTTTTATCTAAAGGAAAACAGAGAAGAACTTCAGGGACTTGGAATTGTGGCGTTCCCCTGACTTCTCGTATGCAATACACTAGCTTAGGTATTACCATGCCTTTGCGGATCGTATTTAAAAGGATTCTAGCCTTCCACCCCAAGATTGATAAGGAGTATGGAGGAAATCGTTATATATTGCGGTCTTTGCAATATCATAGTCGTATTCGTGAGATGGTGGAGGATGTTATTTATCGGCCGACCATGAAGCTGCTTTTGTGGTGTGCAGATCGAATTCGCATCTTACAAACGGGGAGTATCCATATCTATCTGGCTTATACTCTCGTAACTTTGGTTGTCGTCTTAATTTGGACAATGTAG
- a CDS encoding GDSL-type esterase/lipase family protein: MVISITNGIYLALGDSLTTGYGVGFNRSFATLYYAGLLSSFPRLRYENSGVNGLTSGQLVNMIEQSTMYRMISQAQFITITIGSNDLLAIGKGLVAGQRANINLTFGEFHHNLMALGERIRSANPTAILKLASIYNPLPDGDRQTNALARTLVKEANHGVKQMASAYRGIVVPIAKAFKGKEQLMLGSDQLHPSMLGHQVMAECFLRY, from the coding sequence GTGGTGATAAGCATTACGAATGGAATATATTTAGCCTTAGGTGATTCGCTGACAACGGGTTATGGAGTTGGCTTCAATCGATCGTTTGCCACTCTCTACTATGCAGGCTTGTTGTCCAGCTTTCCGAGGCTGAGGTATGAGAATAGTGGAGTGAACGGTCTGACAAGTGGCCAATTGGTGAATATGATCGAGCAAAGCACGATGTATCGAATGATCTCTCAGGCACAGTTTATCACTATAACCATTGGTTCCAATGACCTGTTAGCCATTGGCAAGGGGTTAGTAGCAGGTCAGAGGGCAAATATAAATTTGACCTTTGGAGAATTTCACCATAATCTTATGGCCCTGGGGGAGAGGATCCGTAGTGCTAACCCTACGGCAATTCTTAAACTAGCGAGCATCTACAATCCCCTACCTGATGGGGACCGACAAACGAACGCTTTAGCAAGAACCTTGGTTAAAGAAGCTAATCATGGTGTGAAGCAAATGGCGAGTGCCTATAGGGGAATTGTGGTTCCAATAGCTAAAGCATTTAAAGGAAAAGAGCAGTTAATGCTGGGATCTGACCAGCTCCATCCGAGTATGCTAGGGCATCAAGTCATGGCAGAATGTTTTCTGCGGTATTAA
- a CDS encoding YbaK/EbsC family protein, whose amino-acid sequence MSVEAVKEYFLRKEKEFPILKFEDISTVAKAAESLGVTPGEIAKSLLLKVNDDFIIVMMAGDKKLDNRKFKDTFKGKAKMPALEQVLEVTGHPVGGVCPFGLRQAIPVYLDKSLKQYEEVFPAAGAPDAAVKLAVEELEELVATDWVDVAQG is encoded by the coding sequence ATGTCAGTTGAAGCAGTAAAGGAATATTTTCTAAGGAAGGAAAAGGAGTTTCCAATCCTTAAATTTGAGGATATTAGTACAGTAGCTAAGGCGGCAGAATCTTTGGGGGTAACTCCCGGTGAGATTGCAAAATCTCTCCTTTTGAAAGTCAATGATGATTTTATCATAGTGATGATGGCAGGAGATAAAAAGCTCGATAATCGAAAGTTTAAAGATACCTTTAAAGGTAAAGCCAAAATGCCTGCCTTAGAGCAGGTTTTGGAAGTGACAGGACATCCAGTCGGAGGGGTCTGCCCTTTTGGTTTAAGGCAAGCGATTCCCGTGTATTTAGATAAGTCCTTAAAACAATATGAGGAAGTGTTTCCCGCGGCGGGTGCTCCTGATGCTGCTGTCAAACTGGCTGTGGAGGAATTGGAAGAGCTGGTGGCGACGGATTGGGTGGACGTAGCTCAAGGGTGA
- a CDS encoding GatB/YqeY domain-containing protein, producing MSLKDRLVEDMKVAMKAKEEGKVRLSVIRMARAAIKNAEIDKRIEFSDEQVIEVLAREVKMRRDSMEEFSKANRPDTVKALEEEISVLMEYLPQQLSEGEIRQLAQETIAEVGAQGPKDLGKVMGKITPKTKGRADGKLVNQIVRELLGS from the coding sequence TTGTCCCTTAAAGATCGCCTCGTTGAGGATATGAAGGTTGCCATGAAGGCCAAAGAGGAGGGGAAGGTTAGACTTTCCGTCATCCGTATGGCTCGGGCTGCCATTAAAAATGCTGAAATAGATAAGAGAATTGAATTTTCCGATGAACAAGTCATCGAAGTCTTAGCTAGAGAAGTTAAAATGCGTCGTGATTCGATGGAAGAGTTTTCGAAGGCGAATCGCCCCGATACAGTGAAAGCCCTGGAAGAGGAAATCTCCGTACTCATGGAATACCTTCCTCAGCAGCTTTCTGAGGGGGAAATTCGCCAGTTAGCCCAAGAAACGATTGCCGAAGTCGGTGCTCAAGGACCGAAGGATCTCGGCAAAGTGATGGGCAAAATTACTCCGAAGACAAAAGGACGCGCTGACGGCAAACTGGTAAACCAGATCGTGCGTGAACTTCTAGGATCTTAG
- the rpsU gene encoding 30S ribosomal protein S21 — protein sequence MSEIKVGKNESLDSALRRFKRTCQRSGVLSEARKHEAYEKPSVKRKKKSEAARKRKFK from the coding sequence ATGAGCGAAATTAAAGTCGGTAAAAACGAATCCCTAGATAGCGCACTCCGCCGGTTCAAGCGCACTTGTCAGCGTTCAGGCGTATTATCAGAGGCTCGTAAGCATGAGGCCTATGAAAAGCCTAGTGTAAAGCGGAAGAAAAAGTCTGAAGCTGCACGGAAACGTAAGTTCAAGTAA
- a CDS encoding histidine triad nucleotide-binding protein has product MSDCIFCKIINKEIPSEVVYEDEVVLAFKDINPVAPVHVLIIPKKHSESLNDLSPEDEALVGHLIIVATRLAKELGIADSGYRLVNNCGDDGGQVVKHLHFHLIGGKRLGIHIC; this is encoded by the coding sequence ATGTCAGATTGCATCTTTTGCAAAATTATTAATAAGGAAATCCCCAGTGAGGTGGTCTATGAAGATGAAGTCGTCCTGGCCTTTAAGGATATTAATCCTGTAGCGCCGGTACATGTGTTGATCATTCCTAAGAAACATAGTGAAAGCTTAAATGATCTTAGCCCGGAGGATGAAGCTCTAGTTGGGCACCTGATAATCGTGGCCACACGATTAGCCAAAGAACTAGGAATAGCTGATTCGGGTTATCGCTTGGTTAACAATTGTGGTGATGATGGCGGCCAAGTGGTGAAGCATTTACATTTCCATCTGATTGGCGGAAAACGGTTAGGTATTCACATTTGTTAG
- the mtaB gene encoding tRNA (N(6)-L-threonylcarbamoyladenosine(37)-C(2))-methylthiotransferase MtaB, giving the protein MSDILQEANPSSISECCGDNLDPRTPGVCFVTLGCKVNQTESEALGQLFRNNGYKVVSTTEKADVVVVNTCTVTNTGDAKSRQTIRRMVKAHPDAFVVVMGCYAQTAPGEILDIEGVDLVLGTQDRGKILEWIDQVRREQQPKSSVHTIWDAKEFEELPLIEEESRTRATLKIQEGCNKFCTYCIIPYARGPVRSRIPENALSEAEKLVAAGYKEIVLTGIHTGSYGEDLGEDWNLARLVKEIAQVKGLHRLRLSSIEPMEFTPELIEIIITTPTVCPHLHIPLQCGSDAILTRMKRPYTVSEFKELIHRLQGLLPGIAITTDVIVGFPGETEENFQESLETVRSCGFSGVHVFPYSKRKGTPAAKYPDQLSNKIKEQRVKDLMKVAKESHEEYVNQFLGQAIEVLVEWVNSEGIATGHTRNYLQVHLPPREGKPWESGELVECVLEESYLRLP; this is encoded by the coding sequence ATGTCAGATATTCTACAGGAAGCTAATCCGTCGTCCATATCCGAATGCTGCGGCGACAACTTAGATCCACGGACCCCCGGGGTTTGTTTCGTCACCCTTGGGTGTAAAGTCAATCAGACTGAGAGTGAAGCCCTAGGGCAGCTCTTTCGAAATAATGGCTATAAGGTAGTGTCGACCACTGAGAAGGCTGATGTAGTCGTCGTCAACACCTGTACGGTAACCAATACGGGCGATGCTAAGTCGCGTCAAACCATCCGGCGTATGGTCAAGGCACACCCGGATGCCTTTGTGGTCGTCATGGGTTGTTATGCTCAGACAGCACCGGGTGAGATTCTCGATATTGAGGGTGTGGATCTGGTTCTAGGGACTCAGGATCGAGGAAAAATCTTAGAGTGGATTGACCAAGTGCGGCGGGAACAGCAGCCTAAGAGCAGTGTACACACCATCTGGGATGCTAAGGAATTTGAGGAATTACCCTTAATCGAAGAAGAGAGCAGAACACGGGCAACCCTAAAAATTCAAGAAGGGTGTAATAAGTTTTGTACCTATTGCATCATTCCCTATGCTCGTGGGCCTGTAAGAAGCCGTATTCCTGAAAATGCACTCTCTGAAGCGGAGAAGCTCGTTGCTGCCGGTTACAAAGAAATAGTATTAACTGGAATCCATACTGGATCCTATGGAGAAGATCTTGGTGAAGATTGGAATCTTGCCCGATTAGTAAAAGAGATTGCTCAGGTCAAGGGCTTACATCGTTTGCGCCTAAGCTCTATTGAGCCGATGGAATTTACACCAGAGTTAATCGAGATCATCATCACTACCCCAACGGTTTGCCCTCATCTCCATATTCCTCTCCAATGTGGTAGCGATGCTATTTTGACTCGTATGAAAAGGCCATACACAGTAAGTGAGTTCAAAGAGCTGATTCACCGCTTACAGGGTCTTTTGCCGGGCATTGCAATAACGACCGACGTGATCGTCGGTTTCCCCGGCGAGACGGAGGAGAACTTTCAAGAATCATTAGAAACTGTTCGTTCTTGTGGCTTTTCCGGGGTCCATGTCTTTCCTTATTCCAAGCGGAAAGGAACCCCTGCTGCTAAATATCCTGATCAGCTCTCCAATAAAATCAAGGAGCAGCGCGTTAAGGACCTTATGAAGGTGGCAAAGGAAAGTCACGAAGAGTATGTTAACCAATTTTTAGGGCAAGCGATTGAAGTACTTGTTGAATGGGTTAATTCCGAGGGAATAGCCACAGGTCATACGCGGAATTACCTTCAAGTACATTTGCCACCCCGAGAAGGGAAACCCTGGGAAAGTGGCGAATTAGTTGAATGTGTGCTTGAAGAAAGCTACCTACGATTGCCCTAG
- a CDS encoding RsmE family RNA methyltransferase, translating into MHRFKISELGRNVFWLQGPERDHLVRVLRLSPGDEIIGFDNSGAEYKAVVNTVGDHSVTCGILEQDYPEVEARTQVYLVTGLSKGEKMEWVIQKGTELGMAGLIPLRTKRAVMKLEGNKAKDRVERWQKICGEAAKQSHRVRESKVYPVADWKELKDLLPPTTQWIIPYENEKSMTLRSVLKEFNPQEPIAILIGPEGGFEESEVLLAQNTLQAQSVSLGPRILRAETAAIATLTLVLGYYGDLG; encoded by the coding sequence ATGCATCGCTTTAAAATATCAGAACTAGGCCGAAATGTGTTCTGGCTGCAGGGCCCGGAACGCGATCATCTGGTCCGAGTTTTGCGGCTATCCCCCGGTGATGAAATTATTGGCTTTGATAACTCTGGAGCTGAGTACAAAGCAGTCGTCAACACAGTTGGGGATCATAGTGTTACCTGTGGTATCCTGGAGCAGGACTATCCGGAAGTTGAAGCGCGGACACAAGTTTACTTAGTAACTGGCCTCTCTAAAGGCGAAAAGATGGAGTGGGTCATTCAAAAAGGAACAGAGCTAGGCATGGCTGGCTTAATTCCCCTGCGCACCAAACGGGCTGTGATGAAACTAGAGGGGAACAAAGCAAAAGACCGTGTGGAACGTTGGCAGAAGATCTGCGGAGAAGCGGCAAAGCAATCCCATCGGGTTCGGGAGTCTAAAGTCTATCCGGTCGCTGACTGGAAAGAGCTAAAGGATTTGCTCCCGCCAACGACTCAGTGGATCATACCCTATGAGAATGAGAAGTCTATGACGCTCCGTTCGGTGCTTAAGGAGTTCAATCCTCAAGAACCGATAGCCATCTTAATTGGACCTGAAGGAGGCTTCGAGGAATCTGAAGTTCTCTTGGCCCAAAACACCCTACAGGCTCAAAGTGTTTCTCTAGGACCCCGCATTCTGCGAGCGGAAACGGCGGCTATTGCGACGCTTACCCTGGTGTTGGGCTACTACGGAGACTTGGGATAA
- the prmA gene encoding 50S ribosomal protein L11 methyltransferase: protein MNWREIGVTVSSAGEEAVADLFYQLGCPGVSIEDPELLRSYVESGTWDYHDFGEVALTGTSVVKGYICEDEELQAKLRQLDEGLKELLRSFPDWVLQVKGLTVQEEDWATSWKAYFKPTRIGQRFLIKPTWEDVVPIPTDIILELDPGMAFGTGTHATTSLCLEALEEIVRPRTRVFDLGTGSGILAIAAAKLGAQVEAIDLDSVAVKVAQENVELNQVADQVRVQKGDLGSVLTGQADLVIANIIADVILMLLPDLKRILKDDGEFLASGIIEHRSPDVEEGMREHGLEVIEKREDSGWVLLRARWQRHASL, encoded by the coding sequence ATGAATTGGCGCGAAATTGGGGTAACTGTTTCATCGGCAGGTGAGGAAGCTGTTGCCGATCTTTTTTATCAGCTCGGCTGTCCTGGGGTGAGTATAGAAGATCCGGAACTTTTGAGGAGCTACGTAGAGTCAGGGACTTGGGATTACCATGATTTCGGAGAAGTGGCTTTAACAGGAACTTCTGTAGTCAAAGGCTATATCTGCGAAGATGAAGAACTTCAGGCTAAACTTCGGCAGCTCGATGAAGGTCTTAAAGAATTGCTCCGGAGCTTTCCGGACTGGGTTCTCCAAGTGAAAGGCTTGACAGTCCAGGAGGAAGATTGGGCCACCTCCTGGAAGGCTTATTTTAAGCCGACCCGTATCGGTCAACGCTTTTTAATTAAGCCCACTTGGGAAGATGTGGTCCCGATTCCGACTGATATAATTCTTGAGCTGGATCCCGGCATGGCCTTTGGCACCGGAACTCATGCTACCACATCTTTATGTCTCGAGGCTTTAGAGGAAATCGTGCGGCCTAGAACGCGAGTGTTCGATCTGGGTACAGGTTCGGGAATCTTAGCCATCGCTGCAGCTAAACTCGGTGCTCAGGTAGAGGCCATCGATTTAGATTCAGTTGCTGTAAAAGTAGCCCAAGAAAATGTGGAACTCAATCAGGTCGCAGATCAAGTCAGGGTCCAAAAGGGTGATTTAGGCTCTGTATTAACGGGGCAAGCCGATCTAGTCATCGCCAATATTATTGCTGATGTCATATTGATGCTACTGCCGGATTTGAAGCGAATTCTCAAGGATGATGGTGAATTTCTGGCATCGGGGATTATTGAACATCGTTCGCCCGATGTGGAAGAAGGTATGCGCGAGCACGGTTTAGAAGTCATCGAAAAGAGAGAGGATTCGGGATGGGTGCTTTTACGGGCGAGGTGGCAACGTCATGCATCGCTTTAA